From the genome of Spinacia oleracea cultivar Varoflay chromosome 2, BTI_SOV_V1, whole genome shotgun sequence, one region includes:
- the LOC110799356 gene encoding uncharacterized protein: MGSSLSRTRGDSGVGTSGQRIPDSNCDWGSKCNCPNNEHSYSAEYKNNLYLTQKENTSTRNYLEEWFRKREVEPGEEVESKYDDRKPTPSDLRFFGEGDSDEEPSGSDSFDLVYVGECENENGDAVGSPGQLSSGYPSSKKGEKGKKSASASDDA; this comes from the exons ATGGGTTCTTCTTTGTCTAGAACTCGAGGTGATTCTGGGGTGGGAACTTCTGGTCAAAGAATCCCCGATTCCAACTGTGATTGGGGATCCAAGTGCAACTGTCCCAATAACGAGCATTCCTACTCCGccgaatataaaaacaatctgtatttgacccaaaaagaaaatacgagtactcgaaactatttggaagaatggtttcggaagagggaagtggagccaggagaggaggttgagtcaaaatatgacgatcggaaacccactccctcagatctgcgttttttcggtgaaggagattccgatgag gaaccaagtgggtctgattcatttgatctggtgtatgttggagagtgtgaaaatgagaatggtgatgctgttgggtctccaggacaactttcatctggttatccctcctcaaagaaaggagaaaagggaaaaaaatcggcttcagcgtctgatgatgcttag